A part of Capsicum annuum cultivar UCD-10X-F1 chromosome 6, UCD10Xv1.1, whole genome shotgun sequence genomic DNA contains:
- the LOC124899409 gene encoding uncharacterized protein LOC124899409 — protein sequence MKWLWRFASGEQALWKDIIKLKYEMDGHWTTKLVTSTYGVGLWRAIRNLWPKLRENCGMKMENGMKVFFWDDRWLEQGTLKDLFPDIYILNQQENATVTKAVLTKENLMKRGFNPNPTCFLCEEVDKTVAHLFLHCRITSYLWKIFINMKGLHWVMPKRIVQTLKIWSSYASISGHKERWKIIPAFGGPCGKKEISDASKTSATTYRR from the exons ATGAAATGGCTTTGGAGATTTGCATCCGGAGAGCAAGCTTTATGGAAGGACATAATCAAGCTGAAATATGAAATGGATGGTCACTGGACTACCAAGTTGGTCACTAGCACTTACGGAGTTGGCCTTTGGAGAGCTATCAGGAATTTATGGCCAAAACTAAGAGAAAACTGCGGTATGAAGATGGAAAATGGCATGAAGGTTTTCTTCTGGGATGATAGATGGCTGGAGCAAGGCACTTTAAAAGATTTATTTCCTGACATTTACATCCTCAACCAGCAGGAAAATGCCACTGTCACAAAG GCAGTGCTTACCAAGGAAAATCTAATGAAAAGAGGTTTTAATCCAAATCCAACATGCTTCCTATGCGAAGAAGTGGATAAAACAGTCGCACATCTCTTCCTACATTGTAGGATCACTAGTTATTTGTGGAAAATCTTCATCAACATGAAGGGACTTCACTGGGTGATGCCAAAGAGGATAGTACAAACACTGAAAATTTGGAGCAGCTATGCTAGTATATCTGGCcacaaagaaagatggaaaatcaTACCTGCATTTGGTGGTCCGTGTGGAAAGAAAGAAATCTCAGATGCTTCCAAAACAAGTGCAACAACATACAGAAggtga